A window from Salvia miltiorrhiza cultivar Shanhuang (shh) chromosome 2, IMPLAD_Smil_shh, whole genome shotgun sequence encodes these proteins:
- the LOC131010520 gene encoding S-adenosyl-L-methionine-dependent tRNA 4-demethylwyosine synthase, whose protein sequence is MSPSARLTLLSLLSATATLYFLYKSRNRQRRLLTHLRRAVVGTHCHAPPKRGKLFFLSQTNTSKVLAQRLHALLTLNDIPFDLVDPKDYEPEDLCKETLVLVVASTWDNGGPPHDGAFLVNWLAESADDFRVGALVLKDCRFAVFGVGSGSYGETFNAVARDVAAKLRKLGGRELVELEEGDVDLGDLNGVFDRWSQKILEVLNGNLKENEQGLENYVVESESEGDFSEEDDDEVEESDVVDLEDIAGKGPSRRSAVAAKANGAVNGHTVNGEKEMVTPVIRANLEKQGYKVIGSHSGVKICRWTKSQLRGRGGCYKHSFYGIESHRCMEATPSLACANKCVFCWRHHTNPVGKSWQWKMDDPLVIVDTAIDLHTKMIKQMKGVPGVKAERLSEGLSPRHCALSLVGEPIMYPEINTLVDELHRRRISTFLVTNAQFPEKIMSLKPITQLYVSVDAATKDSLKAIDRPLFGDFWERFLDSLKALKEKQQRTVYRLTLVKGWNTEDIDAYSSLFDVGNPDFIEIKGVTYCGSSATSKLTMENVPWHYDVKEFSEAIARKSDGAYEVACEHVHSCCVLLAKVDKFKVNGQWHTWIDYEKFHDLVSTGEPFTSNDYMAPTPSWAVYGAEEGGFDPQHTRYRKERHHKSAR, encoded by the exons ATGTCCCCGTCCGCTCGCCTCACTCTCCTTTCTCTCCTTTCTGCCACCGCTACCCTCTACTTCCTCTACAAATCCCGCAATCGCCAACGCCGCCTCCTCACGCACCTCCGCCGCGCCGTCGTTGGAACCCACTGCCACGCTCCTCCCAAGAGAGGCAAACTCTTCTTCTTATCACAGACCAACACTTCCAAAGTCCTCGCGCAGCGCCTCCACGCTCTCTTGACCCTCAACGACATCCCTTTTGATCTTGTCGACCCCAAAGACTACGAGCCTGAGGATTTATGCAAAGAAACCCTCGTTTTGGTCGTCGCGTCGACGTGGGACAACGGCGGCCCCCCTCATGATGGGGCTTTCTTGGTGAATTGGCTGGCCGAGAGTGCTGATGATTTTCGGGTTGGGGCGCTCGTGCTCAAGGACTGCAGATTTGCTGTTTTTGGGGTGGGGAGTGGGAGTTACGGGGAGACGTTTAATGCCGTGGCCAGAGATGTTGCGGCGAAGTTGCGGAAGCTTGGGGGTAGAGAGCTGGTGGAGTTGGAGGAGGGAGATGTGGATTTGGGGGATTTGAATGGGGTGTTTGATCGGTGGAGTCAGAAGATTCTTGAGGTTTTGAATggtaatttaaaagaaaatgagcAGGGTTTGGAAAATTATGTAGTTGAGAGTGAGAGTGAAGGAGATTTTAgcgaggaagatgatgatgaggTGGAAGAATCGGATGTTGTTGATCTTGAGGATATCGCTGGAAAGGGGCCTTCAAGAAGATCAGCAGTGGCAGCTAAGGCTAATGGGGCAGTGAATGGACATACTGTGAATGGGGAGAAAGAAATGGTGACTCCGGTGATACGGGCAAATTTAGAGAAGCAG GGGTATAAAGTTATTGGCTCTCACAGTGGGGTTAAAATTTGTAGATGGACCAAGTCCCAGCTTAGAGGGCGTGGAGGATGTTACAAGCACTCTTTTTATGGTATTGAGAGTCACAG GTGCATGGAGGCTACCCCTAGTTTAGCATGTGCAAACAAATGTGTCTTTTGTTGGAGACATCACACAAATCCCGTAGGGAAGAGTTGGCAGTGGAAGATGGATGATCCATTGGTAATCGTTGACACCGCAATTGATCTACATACAAAAATGATAAAGCAGATGAAAGGAGTTCCAG GTGTAAAGGCAGAACGTCTATCCGAGGGCCTTTCTCCTAGACATTGTGCCTTATCACTTGTTGGTGAACCTATCATGTATCCGGAGATCAACACTCTTGTCGATGAGCTACATAGGAGGCGAATCTCAACTTTTCTTGTGACAAATGCTCAGTTTCCTGAAAAAATTATGTCATTGAAACCTATCACGCAG CTCTATGTGAGTGTAGATGCTGCAACTAAGGATAGCTTGAAGGCTATTGATAGACCGCTCTTCGGGGACTTCTGGGAGAGATTTCTC GACTCTTTGAAAGCACTGAAAGAGAAGCAACAGCGAACTGTGTATCGCTTGACATTAGTAAAAGGATGGAATACAGAAGATATAGATGCTTATTCCAGCCTATTTGATGTCGGAAATcctgattttattgaaattaaagGGGTGACGTACTGTGGATC GTCAGCCACATCGAAGCTAACAATGGAAAATGTTCCATGGCATTATGATGTAAAAGAGTTTTCAGAAGCGATTGCTCGAAAGAGTGATGGGGCATATGAGGTTGCCTGTGAGCATGTCCATTCGTGTTGTGTTCTTTTGGCTAAAGTTGACAAATTTAAGGTCAATGGCCAGTGGCATACATGGATAGACTATGAGAAGTTCCATGACCTG GTATCAACTGGAGAACCATTTACCAGTAACGATTACATGGCTCCTACACCATCCTGGGCTGTCTATGGAGCAGAGGAAGGCGGTTTCGATCCACAGCATACTCGCTATAGAAAAGAACGGCACCACAAATCTGCACGCTGA
- the LOC131010521 gene encoding DUF21 domain-containing protein At1g47330-like isoform X1, with product MADDVPCCGTEFFLFVMIIIGLVLFAGLMAGLTLGLMSLGLVDLEVISKSGRPQDRKHASKILPVVKNQHLLLCTLLIGNSLAMESLPIFLDKLVPPWAAILVSVTLILMFGEILPQAICTRYGLTVGATVAPFVHLLLWVFFPIAYPISKILDWMLGKGHAALLRRAELKTFVDFHGNEAGKGGDLTHDETTIIAGALELTAKTAKDAMTSIAKAFSIDLDGTLNLETLNAIMTMGHSRVPVYYKNQNNIIGLILVKNLLAVDPDDSVPLRKMLIRKIPRVSEDMPLYDILNEFQKGHSHIAVVYRDTKDSLQKSKEDNQKFATKTATHDADSVMNKSDDQVKKSPPSTPAFKKRHKGCSFCILDLETSPIPEFPPDQEVVGVISMEDVIEELLQEEILDETDEYVNIHNRIKINMNATSQDSNSIQSTTPV from the exons ATGGCTGATGATGTGCCTTGTTGTGGTACCGAGTTTTTTCTGTTTGTGATGATTATCATAGGGCTGGTGTTGTTTGCTGGGTTGATGGCTGGTCTCACCCTCGGCCTCATGTCTCTTGGCCTTGTGGACCTCGAGGTTATCAGCAAATCAGGCCGCCCTCAAGATCGTAAACATGCCT CTAAAATACTTCCAGTGGTGAAAAATCAACACCTATTGCTTTGCACACTCTTGATTGGCAACTCTTTAGCAATGGAG TCGCTTCCCATATTCTTGGACAAGCTTGTGCCTCCATGGGCTGCGATCCTGGTATCGGTCACACTCATCCTCATGTTTGGCGAG ATATTGCCTCAAGCAATTTGTACGCGTTATGGGTTAACCGTTGGAGCAACTGTGGCACCCTTTGTCCACCTTCTTCTTTGGGTATTCTTCCCTATTGCCTATCCAATTAGTAAG ATCCTCGATTGGATGTTGGGTAAGGGGCATGCTGCTCTACTGCGTAGAGCTGAGCTGAAAACTTTTGTTGATTTCCATGGCAATGAG GCTGGGAAAGGAGGGGATTTGACACATGATGAGACGACAATAATTGCTGGGGCACTGGAATTGACTGCGAAGACTGCCAAAGATGCCATGACATCTATAGCAAAGGCCTTCTCCATTGATCTCGATGGAACTCTTAATTT GGAGACATTGAATGCTATAATGACTATGGGCCACAGTCGAGTTCCTGTGTACTATAAAAACCAAAATAATATCATTGGGCTCATCTTG GTTAAAAATCTCCTTGCAGTTGACCCTGATGATTCGGTTCCTCTAAGGAAAATGTTAATCAGAAAAATTCCTCG AGTCTCGGAAGACATGCCCCTTTATGATATTCTGAATGAATTCCAAAAGGGTCATAGCCACATCGCTGTCGTGTATAGGGATACAAAAGATTCACTGCAGAAAAGCAAAGAAG ACAATCAGAAATTTGCAACGAAAACCGCCACCCATGATGCTGACTCAGTCATGAATAAGTCTGATGATCAAGTTAAGAAAAGCCCTCCATCGACTCCTGCTTTCAAGAAGAGACACAAAGGCTGTTCGTTTTGTATATTAGATTTAGAAACCTCACCAATCCCTGAGTTTCCACCCGATCAAGAAGTAGTTGGTGTCATCTCCATGGAAGATGTGATTGAGGAGCTTCTTCAG GAGGAGATACTTGACGAAACAGACGAGTATGTAAACATACACAATAG GATAAAGATAAACATGAATGCTACttctcaggattcgaactcgaTTCAATCTACAACTCCAGTTTGA
- the LOC131010519 gene encoding probable methyltransferase PMT28 — protein MAIGRFGPQVKRSNQSYGFFVKLSATVVLGLCFVIVWSVFSNYSVTSQRQTFDDIAEPVSAASNGKVSNFGVHSEKIVPKKEKESGKQRFKSGLGDKDKKINNGSVPLKPEKKPENGGGGNAKLSKKDGENKNQEDEGSEVEEEEEVITEKGDDEGNDGDEDANAIANANDSVEEDANFINAEEFDQESSEEDNGGSRKANRKTSGPVFDPKKRYTWKLCNTRSKHNYIPCIDIESATGRLQSYRHHERSCPRSAVMCLVPLPRDGYGTPVRWPESKGKILYKNVEHPKLATYIKTQDWLVESGDYLTFPQNQSVFKGGVQHYLESIEEMVPDIELGKNIRIVLDMGCKDSSFMASLLEKDVLTLTLGLKDDLVDLAQVALERGFPAVVSPLATRRLPFPSGVFDAIHCGECSISWHSNGATKLILEMNRILRPGGYFILSAKHSSIEAEEALSTLTASICWNILADKTDELSDIGMKIYQKPEGNDIYELRRKKVPPLCKENENPDFAWYAPLKTCLHIVPEAIEQRGAEWPAEWPKRLHTFPEWMNNREKLIADSEHWRSIVNKSYLVGMDIDWSTIRNIMDMKAISGGFAAAVSDQSVWVMNVVPVHAPNTLPIIFERGLLGVYHDWCESFGSYPRSYDLLHADHLFSRLKNRCKQAIVIVVEMDRLLRPGGWAIIRDKVEIINPLEEILRSLHWDIRMTFAQDREAILSAQKTTWRP, from the exons atggctaTAGGAAGATTTGGGCCCCAGGTGAAGCGCTCTAATCAATCATACGGGTTCTTTGTGAAGCTATCTGCAACTGTGGTATTGGGCCTCTGCTTTGTGATTGTATGGTCTGTGTTTTCAAATTATTCTGTGACTTCTCAAAGGCAGACTTTTGATGACATTGCTGAGCCGGTATCTGCTGCATCAAATGGGAAGGTGAGTAATTTCGGAGTTCACTCTGAAAAAATagtacccaaaaaggaaaaagaaagtgggAAGCAGAGATTTAAGTCTGGATTGGGTGATAAAGACAAGAAAATCAATAATGGGTCCGTGCCTTTGAAGCCAGAAAAGAAGCCGGAAAATGGTGGTGGTGGGAATGCGAAGCTGTCGAAAAAGGATGGTGAAAACAAGAATCAAGAAGATGAAGGATCTGAggtggaggaggaagaggaggtgATCACAGAGAAGGGAGATGATGAAGGTAATGATGGGGATGAGGATGCCAATGCCATTGCCAATGCCAATGATTCTGTGGAGGAAGATGCTAATTTCATCAATGCGGAGGAGTTTGATCAGGAATCTTCTGAGGAGGACAATGGTGGTTCAAGGAAGGCAAATAGGAAGACATCGGGTCCTGTTTTTGATCCTAAAAAACGGTACACTTGGAAGTTATGCAACACGAGGAGCAAGCATAACTACATTCCCTGTATCGACATTGAAAGTGCCACGGGGAGGCTGCAAAGTTATAGGCATCACGAGAGGAGTTGCCCGAGATCAGCTGTCATGTGTCTCGTGCCCCTCCCTCGTGATGGTTATGGGACTCCGGTTAGGTGGCCTGAAAGCAAAGGAAAG ATATTGTATAAAAATGTGGAACATCCAAAATTAGCTACATATATTAAGACACAGGATTGGTTGGTGGAATCTGGAGATTATCTCACCTTCCCACAGAATCAGTCTGTATTCAAGGGTGGAGTTCAGCATTATCTAGAATCGATAGAAGAG ATGGTGCCAGACATTGAATTGGGGAAAAACATTCGCATAGTTCTAGATATGGGATGTAAAGATTCGAGCTTTATGGCTTCTCTACTTGAGAAGGACGTCTTGACTCTTACGCTTGGCTTGAAAGATGACCTAGTGGACCTAGCACAAGTTGCTCTTGAGCGTGGTTTCCCTGCTGTAGTTAGCCCTCTTGCAACTCGGAGACTTCCATTTCCTAGTGGAGTCTTTGATGCAATTCATTGTGGCGAATGCAGTATCTCTTGGCATTCAAATG GTGCGACCAAGCTTATCTTGGAGATGAATAGGATATTAAGGCCTGGAGGGTATTTCATTTTGTCAGCTAAGCATAGCAGTATCGAAGCCGAAGAAG CTTTGTCCACATTGACAGCATCAATCTGTTGGAACATCCTGGCTGATAAAACCGATGAACTCAGTGACATAGGCATGAAAATATATCAAAAGCCAGAAGGAAATGATATTTATGAACTGAGACGGAAGAAAGTTCCGCCTCTTTGCAAGGAAAATGAGAACCCAGATTTTGCCTG GTATGCTCCGCTTAAAACTTGCCTTCACATTGTTCCTGAAGCTATTGAACAACGTGGAGCTGAGTGGCCTGCGGAATGGCCAAAGCGGCTTCACACATTTCCTGAATGGATGAACAACAGAGAGAAGTTAATTGCTGACAGCGAGCACTGGAGATCTATTGTGAACAAGTCGTATCTAGTTGGAATGGATATCGATTGGTCAACCATCAGAAACATAATGGACATGAAAGCCATAAGTGGAGG ATTTGCAGCTGCAGTTTCAGACCAGAGTGTTTGGGTTATGAATGTGGTTCCTGTACATGCACCTAATACACTTCCGATAATTTTTGAGCGTGGGCTTCTTGGTGTGTATCATGATTGGTGTGAATCTTTTGGTTCTTATCCTCGATCTTATGACCTCCTGCATGCTGATCATCTCTTCTCAAGGCTTAAAAACAG ATGCAAGCAGGCCATAGTAATTGTTGTGGAGATGGACCGGCTTCTACGACCGGGTGGTTGGGCAATCATCCGCGACAAAGTAGAAATTATAAACCCTCTGGAAGAAATTCTGAGAAGCCTGCACTGGGACATCCGGATGACTTTTGCACAAGACCGGGAGGCCATCCTGAGTGCCCAGAAGACCACGTGGCGCCCCTGA
- the LOC131010521 gene encoding DUF21 domain-containing protein At1g47330-like isoform X2 → MADDVPCCGTEFFLFVMIIIGLVLFAGLMAGLTLGLMSLGLVDLEVISKSGRPQDRKHASKILPVVKNQHLLLCTLLIGNSLAMESLPIFLDKLVPPWAAILVSVTLILMFGEILPQAICTRYGLTVGATVAPFVHLLLWVFFPIAYPISKAGKGGDLTHDETTIIAGALELTAKTAKDAMTSIAKAFSIDLDGTLNLETLNAIMTMGHSRVPVYYKNQNNIIGLILVKNLLAVDPDDSVPLRKMLIRKIPRVSEDMPLYDILNEFQKGHSHIAVVYRDTKDSLQKSKEDNQKFATKTATHDADSVMNKSDDQVKKSPPSTPAFKKRHKGCSFCILDLETSPIPEFPPDQEVVGVISMEDVIEELLQEEILDETDEYVNIHNRIKINMNATSQDSNSIQSTTPV, encoded by the exons ATGGCTGATGATGTGCCTTGTTGTGGTACCGAGTTTTTTCTGTTTGTGATGATTATCATAGGGCTGGTGTTGTTTGCTGGGTTGATGGCTGGTCTCACCCTCGGCCTCATGTCTCTTGGCCTTGTGGACCTCGAGGTTATCAGCAAATCAGGCCGCCCTCAAGATCGTAAACATGCCT CTAAAATACTTCCAGTGGTGAAAAATCAACACCTATTGCTTTGCACACTCTTGATTGGCAACTCTTTAGCAATGGAG TCGCTTCCCATATTCTTGGACAAGCTTGTGCCTCCATGGGCTGCGATCCTGGTATCGGTCACACTCATCCTCATGTTTGGCGAG ATATTGCCTCAAGCAATTTGTACGCGTTATGGGTTAACCGTTGGAGCAACTGTGGCACCCTTTGTCCACCTTCTTCTTTGGGTATTCTTCCCTATTGCCTATCCAATTAGTAAG GCTGGGAAAGGAGGGGATTTGACACATGATGAGACGACAATAATTGCTGGGGCACTGGAATTGACTGCGAAGACTGCCAAAGATGCCATGACATCTATAGCAAAGGCCTTCTCCATTGATCTCGATGGAACTCTTAATTT GGAGACATTGAATGCTATAATGACTATGGGCCACAGTCGAGTTCCTGTGTACTATAAAAACCAAAATAATATCATTGGGCTCATCTTG GTTAAAAATCTCCTTGCAGTTGACCCTGATGATTCGGTTCCTCTAAGGAAAATGTTAATCAGAAAAATTCCTCG AGTCTCGGAAGACATGCCCCTTTATGATATTCTGAATGAATTCCAAAAGGGTCATAGCCACATCGCTGTCGTGTATAGGGATACAAAAGATTCACTGCAGAAAAGCAAAGAAG ACAATCAGAAATTTGCAACGAAAACCGCCACCCATGATGCTGACTCAGTCATGAATAAGTCTGATGATCAAGTTAAGAAAAGCCCTCCATCGACTCCTGCTTTCAAGAAGAGACACAAAGGCTGTTCGTTTTGTATATTAGATTTAGAAACCTCACCAATCCCTGAGTTTCCACCCGATCAAGAAGTAGTTGGTGTCATCTCCATGGAAGATGTGATTGAGGAGCTTCTTCAG GAGGAGATACTTGACGAAACAGACGAGTATGTAAACATACACAATAG GATAAAGATAAACATGAATGCTACttctcaggattcgaactcgaTTCAATCTACAACTCCAGTTTGA
- the LOC131010521 gene encoding DUF21 domain-containing protein At1g47330-like isoform X3 has product MPVLSKILPVVKNQHLLLCTLLIGNSLAMESLPIFLDKLVPPWAAILVSVTLILMFGEILPQAICTRYGLTVGATVAPFVHLLLWVFFPIAYPISKILDWMLGKGHAALLRRAELKTFVDFHGNEAGKGGDLTHDETTIIAGALELTAKTAKDAMTSIAKAFSIDLDGTLNLETLNAIMTMGHSRVPVYYKNQNNIIGLILVKNLLAVDPDDSVPLRKMLIRKIPRVSEDMPLYDILNEFQKGHSHIAVVYRDTKDSLQKSKEDNQKFATKTATHDADSVMNKSDDQVKKSPPSTPAFKKRHKGCSFCILDLETSPIPEFPPDQEVVGVISMEDVIEELLQEEILDETDEYVNIHNRIKINMNATSQDSNSIQSTTPV; this is encoded by the exons ATGCCTGTACTGT CTAAAATACTTCCAGTGGTGAAAAATCAACACCTATTGCTTTGCACACTCTTGATTGGCAACTCTTTAGCAATGGAG TCGCTTCCCATATTCTTGGACAAGCTTGTGCCTCCATGGGCTGCGATCCTGGTATCGGTCACACTCATCCTCATGTTTGGCGAG ATATTGCCTCAAGCAATTTGTACGCGTTATGGGTTAACCGTTGGAGCAACTGTGGCACCCTTTGTCCACCTTCTTCTTTGGGTATTCTTCCCTATTGCCTATCCAATTAGTAAG ATCCTCGATTGGATGTTGGGTAAGGGGCATGCTGCTCTACTGCGTAGAGCTGAGCTGAAAACTTTTGTTGATTTCCATGGCAATGAG GCTGGGAAAGGAGGGGATTTGACACATGATGAGACGACAATAATTGCTGGGGCACTGGAATTGACTGCGAAGACTGCCAAAGATGCCATGACATCTATAGCAAAGGCCTTCTCCATTGATCTCGATGGAACTCTTAATTT GGAGACATTGAATGCTATAATGACTATGGGCCACAGTCGAGTTCCTGTGTACTATAAAAACCAAAATAATATCATTGGGCTCATCTTG GTTAAAAATCTCCTTGCAGTTGACCCTGATGATTCGGTTCCTCTAAGGAAAATGTTAATCAGAAAAATTCCTCG AGTCTCGGAAGACATGCCCCTTTATGATATTCTGAATGAATTCCAAAAGGGTCATAGCCACATCGCTGTCGTGTATAGGGATACAAAAGATTCACTGCAGAAAAGCAAAGAAG ACAATCAGAAATTTGCAACGAAAACCGCCACCCATGATGCTGACTCAGTCATGAATAAGTCTGATGATCAAGTTAAGAAAAGCCCTCCATCGACTCCTGCTTTCAAGAAGAGACACAAAGGCTGTTCGTTTTGTATATTAGATTTAGAAACCTCACCAATCCCTGAGTTTCCACCCGATCAAGAAGTAGTTGGTGTCATCTCCATGGAAGATGTGATTGAGGAGCTTCTTCAG GAGGAGATACTTGACGAAACAGACGAGTATGTAAACATACACAATAG GATAAAGATAAACATGAATGCTACttctcaggattcgaactcgaTTCAATCTACAACTCCAGTTTGA
- the LOC131010521 gene encoding DUF21 domain-containing protein At1g47330-like isoform X4, whose translation MESLPIFLDKLVPPWAAILVSVTLILMFGEILPQAICTRYGLTVGATVAPFVHLLLWVFFPIAYPISKILDWMLGKGHAALLRRAELKTFVDFHGNEAGKGGDLTHDETTIIAGALELTAKTAKDAMTSIAKAFSIDLDGTLNLETLNAIMTMGHSRVPVYYKNQNNIIGLILVKNLLAVDPDDSVPLRKMLIRKIPRVSEDMPLYDILNEFQKGHSHIAVVYRDTKDSLQKSKEDNQKFATKTATHDADSVMNKSDDQVKKSPPSTPAFKKRHKGCSFCILDLETSPIPEFPPDQEVVGVISMEDVIEELLQEEILDETDEYVNIHNRIKINMNATSQDSNSIQSTTPV comes from the exons ATGGAG TCGCTTCCCATATTCTTGGACAAGCTTGTGCCTCCATGGGCTGCGATCCTGGTATCGGTCACACTCATCCTCATGTTTGGCGAG ATATTGCCTCAAGCAATTTGTACGCGTTATGGGTTAACCGTTGGAGCAACTGTGGCACCCTTTGTCCACCTTCTTCTTTGGGTATTCTTCCCTATTGCCTATCCAATTAGTAAG ATCCTCGATTGGATGTTGGGTAAGGGGCATGCTGCTCTACTGCGTAGAGCTGAGCTGAAAACTTTTGTTGATTTCCATGGCAATGAG GCTGGGAAAGGAGGGGATTTGACACATGATGAGACGACAATAATTGCTGGGGCACTGGAATTGACTGCGAAGACTGCCAAAGATGCCATGACATCTATAGCAAAGGCCTTCTCCATTGATCTCGATGGAACTCTTAATTT GGAGACATTGAATGCTATAATGACTATGGGCCACAGTCGAGTTCCTGTGTACTATAAAAACCAAAATAATATCATTGGGCTCATCTTG GTTAAAAATCTCCTTGCAGTTGACCCTGATGATTCGGTTCCTCTAAGGAAAATGTTAATCAGAAAAATTCCTCG AGTCTCGGAAGACATGCCCCTTTATGATATTCTGAATGAATTCCAAAAGGGTCATAGCCACATCGCTGTCGTGTATAGGGATACAAAAGATTCACTGCAGAAAAGCAAAGAAG ACAATCAGAAATTTGCAACGAAAACCGCCACCCATGATGCTGACTCAGTCATGAATAAGTCTGATGATCAAGTTAAGAAAAGCCCTCCATCGACTCCTGCTTTCAAGAAGAGACACAAAGGCTGTTCGTTTTGTATATTAGATTTAGAAACCTCACCAATCCCTGAGTTTCCACCCGATCAAGAAGTAGTTGGTGTCATCTCCATGGAAGATGTGATTGAGGAGCTTCTTCAG GAGGAGATACTTGACGAAACAGACGAGTATGTAAACATACACAATAG GATAAAGATAAACATGAATGCTACttctcaggattcgaactcgaTTCAATCTACAACTCCAGTTTGA